The Ornithorhynchus anatinus isolate Pmale09 chromosome X5, mOrnAna1.pri.v4, whole genome shotgun sequence nucleotide sequence gtatatattttttatgaccctatttattttgttaatgaggtgtacatccccttgattctatttatcgtgataatgttgtcttgtttttgtttcgttctgttttgctctgccgtctgtcttccccgattagactgtgagcccatcattgggcagagattgtctctatctgttgcctaactggcgcttagtacagtgctctgcacatagtaagtgctcaataaatactattgaatgaatgaatgattgggtctgatctcattatcaggtatctaccccagtgctcaccagagtgcttgacatacggtaagcacttaacaaataccacagttattattattatgtaattataATGCACTTATAATTATAaataacatgatacaataaatataataataaatactctAGCTCTTTGTTAATTGCACAGGATGAGTGAATGTGAGAGCAAAATTCTGCTTAGATGAAAGTTTGACTTATGTTCATCTTATTTAAATTTTCTCATAGGGCTTTTCTCCGGGCATCCTCAGGTGACCTTGTGCCTCTGCTAGATGCACACTAACAACTCCAAGGGCTTACAAGAAAGAGATTAGTGGTGACCACAGCTCCGATGTTATCTGAAATGCTGAGGAGGAAGCTTCGTCACTGTCACTTCAAGCACTTTTTCCTGATCCTCCTGGCATTTACTCTAGTGACCTTCTTCTCGGTTCTAAAGATTCACCAAAAGATCAGCTTTTTAAACCAAAGACATTTGGAGTTCAGAGGAGATGGTCCTAACAACAATATCAATTGCAGCAAAATTTTACAGGGCGATGAAGATGAAATTCTGAAAGCAAGGCTTGAaatgctcacagtgagtttcagAAATCGCCCTCGGTGGACTACATCCGACTACATAAATATGACCAAAGATTGCGCCTCTTTCACCAAGAAGCGCAAGTATATTCTGGAACCCCTTAGTAAGGAAGAGGCAGAGTTTCCGATTGCCTATTCCATAGTGGTTTACCATAAAATTGAAATGCTTGACCGACTCCTGAGGTCCATCTACGCCCCCCAGAATTATTACTGCATCCATGTTGACAAAAAATCTCCGGAATCCTTTTTAGCTGCAGTGAAGGGAATTGCATCTTGCTTCAACAATGTCTTCATTGCAAGTCAACTGGAGAGTGTTGTGTATGCATCGTGGAGCAGAGTGCAGGCAGACCTCAACTGCATGAAAGATCTCTACAGAAAGAGTACAAACTGGAAATATTTGATCAATCTCTGTGGCATGGATTTCCCCATGAAGACCAACTTGGAAATTGTAGAGAAGTTAAAGTCCCTAAGGGGTGAAAATAGCTTAGAAACAGAGAAAATGCCTTTGAACAAGGAAGTCAGGTGGAAGAAGCATTATGAGATTGTCGACGGTAAACTGAAGAACATGGGACGCAACAAACAGCCCCCACCTCTCGAAACTCCTATCTTTTCCGGCAGCGCCTATTTTGTGGTGAGCAGAAAATACGTAGAGTTTGTGCTGGAGAGTAGCAAAGTATTTAAGCTCATCGAGTGGGCTAAAGATACCTACAGTCCCGATGAATACTTATGGGCCACCATTCAAAGAATCCCCGAAGTTCCCGGGGCGCTTTCTTCCAGCACTAAGTATGACGTTTCGGATATGCACGCAGTCGCCAGGTTTGTGAAGTGGCATTACTTTGAAGGAGATGTTTCCAAGGGGGCTCCATATCCACCATGCCAGGGGATTCACGTCCGCtccgtgtgtgtgtttggagtGGGAGACTTGAGCTGGATGCTACGGAAACACCACTTCTTTGCCAACAAGTTTGATACTGACATTGACTCCTATGCAGTCCAATGCCTAGAGGAGTACGTGAGACATAAAGCCCTGAATCTGCCCAAACAGTAACGTGCTATCTTGTGCTTGGTACGTAGCTTGAACAAGATAAGGCTgtcaaaaagaaataaatgaaataacaaGGATGGGCAAAAATGTTAACTACTTCACCCTCAGCTCTGTTGCGAGCCTCAGAAAAACAGTCCAAGGAGGGACGTGCTGGTATTCATCTGAGTGGCTTCTAACACATTCAGTTGGAAGAGGAACACCTCCAAAATATGAGTGGTGTCCCCAAAATATCGAACTCATGAAAAGTCCATGAGAAACCAGAATATAACCTACTATCTCCCAGTTCCTTTTGAAGAATTTGGATGAGAGCCAGTGGAGTAAACCTAGGTTCTGTTaatctgtgtgtgtctgtttttCCCAAGAATCTCTGATAATATAACTCTGTTGttgcaggggagggaagaggggttgCTGCAGGTGGCAGTTGTCAGGACAAGTAGCTAGATGAGAAGAGCTTAAGTTCATTTCCTTTTAAATGAGCTCAGGGACTTTTTAATTAGCAGAGCTTTAAACACAGGGGGATTTGGTCATTGTCAAAACTATAAGGATTTGTAAATTTAAAAGTAACAAACCAATTGGGAGGCTAATGTGGCTCTTCCCAAAATAAATCGGTGTGCCTATTTGATTTGATGCAAATACGTTAAGTTCTAAATGAACCTTGGAAAATGTGATTTCATTTCTGTTAACACGAATCACCTTGCATCGTGTATGTTTTTCTTCTCAGGGAATATTTTATTTTAGATCTTAAGTGCCTGATTTGGTTTACACTTTTCTGGGGACCTGCTGTCCTTTGGGAAAagtaaggagggaaagagaagaaacagaagaaggggagagagggcccTTTTTCACCTTATCCCTTCAGCAATATCTGCTCCCAGCTCTTCTGCTTCTCGCAGGGCGCAGATGGCCTCGGTTGCTTCAGCTCctcactttcctcccctctccctctctcagctcccttccttctcttccctgctgtcctcccatctctcttttgatctcccctcttcacccttctcccttttcccttttccttcctctcctaggCTTCCATTTTTGGGTAGCCTCCTACCTGTCCCGATTGTCCCTTCCTTTCATGTCCCCCTGGGCTTGGGCAAACCCTCCGCTACTTCAGCTTGCTCCCCAGCTGTGCTGCTAGTGACATAGGCTCCGATGGTGGGTGACTCCTCTTGGTCCTTCTGCCATTTCTGTCCCCACCCTATCACCAACTCTTCCTGGTATTTCCTCATCCCAGCCAAAAACACAGCCCCAAACTTCTCCGATCACGAGAAACCAGCCCAAATGACCGATCACTCCCCCACCCTCTTGCCATTCGCCACAAAAATGGAGAACATTGACATTTTAGGGAAGGGATTTTTTCCCCTTGATGGAAACCCTATCAACTGTTGCACTCATCGCTCGTATTTATAGTAATCACAGATAACATCAGACAGAGCAGAAccttgtgaggaggaggaggaaggagccagaGGAAATGAAGCAATTTCTCATGAAGAGGTGACCACAACTCAACAAAATAAATGCAGTGGATACAATGGACCCTCTCCATTCATGGATGTGAATGAAGATGGACTGGCCCCTGAACCATGTCCCCTCTCTATTCATACCCAACCTTGGATCgaccctcctttttcttctcccaaaccACTTGAAAAtagactcagtcaccttgcctctgTCACACACAGTCAGTCAAGCAAGGTTGCCTAGTCATTCACAGCCCACTCCCTCCTTTTCACACATGCTTTGTCTGCCTCCACTCACAAAGGTCACTTCAGTTGCCTAACTAACCCATATTTTCACCCCGATCTGCCCCTGGCTCTTGCCCATCTCTTGCGGTTGTGGATTTGTTTGAGTAGCTTGAAGATACTCAAGCAGGTTGGGGGATGGGGTATTTAGCTTATTCTGAAGACTAAGCTTTGGGcagagagtcagggggaggggaagggtttggTATCGATGGGAAGTGAGCGTGAAAGGAATTCAAAATGAAGCCAAAATGATTTTTGGTGAGGCCCAAaaccatgtgggacctcattttCAATATTGCCTCATTACTTAGTGAATTAAGTGGTTTAGACCTGGTTTGTTTTTAAATGCTTGTCAGTCTCTGCTTGGCTATCTCATCCTGTGCATGGTCATGGATGGTACTGATGGCCCAGGGTTTTAACCAGTGCCCAAATTCGGTGCATTATTTTAAAACCATACCACAGTGCTGCAGAGTGACTGCTCTGGAATGCAAATGGAGAGTGGGAAAAACACACTGGAGTAAGCTATTCCCTTTCTAGCGCTTAACCTTATAGGACATCAATGACAGTTAATCAAAGATTTCTTTTAACTCCTTTTTAGAAAATTTCACAATAGAGAGCAAGTGTGTAAGCAGTATTGCAGGGATGCTGTTCAGTGCATTGAACGAAGATATATTGATTTCTGCCTGTGGGGAATTTTGGGAGAAACCATTTGGCTCTAGTTTGAGTTTCTACAGCCATCTCAAAAGCTAACCCATCTAACCTTCAGGCAGTTTtcactctcccattcccctccccgcccctcgcgccccccccccccccccccgtttcctgTTTCATTAACAGCAAAGCTTCAGCTAGCCATTctaaaataggaaaaaaacaaaaccatattCCCGAAAGTCTACTCAACTCTGGCTAAATGTGTTTGCTAAATGGGTttccttttaaaaacaaaattgcacaaatgccatatttaaaaAGGGGGCCAAAAGTGACACAACTAAGTCTGCCTCTTATTCTGTGAAAGGAATGTAAATAATTGTTTTCATTTCAAGAAATGAACAGGTTCATGGGGATTTTGTTTCTTCCCAGAAGTATAAAACAAACTGGTTGGATATGTTGCTTTTATTCCAAGTCAGGCCCGCTCAGAAATGGAGCAGTGCACTGTATAAGGAGCACCATCTGTAACGCAGCTTAGGCCCACTACTCCTCTTTTCTGCAGAAACGTCCCAGAAATTTGTGGACCAGCCTAAGTAGCTGTGTTCCTGCTTCAGGCTACTAGGATTTGGGATTGGAGGGATGCCACCCAGCCAAAAGATGAGAGGAACCAGATGGGTGTGTATATTTTTGAGTATGTTCCTTCCAGGAAGGTGCTAGCACACAAATCACTTGACCAACTATGATGAATAATTTGACCCAACTTACAGACTGTTTAAAAATGGAAGATGTTACTGAAGCTGTTGGATTATCCAGGAGTTGGCATTGAAGATTTTACTCTCCAGTTCATTTCTTCCCAGGGATATGCCAGTATTGTTGAATTTTTGTGGGCAGGTGGAGAGTTGTTTCAGCATTCTTGGGTTCTCCTTAGTAAAGTTTCATTTAATAAATTTGGTGGAAAGGACATATGTTGTTTTTATTGGGCTGGAGTTTTATTGCCTGGAGGCAGATGTTCTGCTTCCTGAAATACCTAATATAATTAAAGCTAGTTTGAAACCTTGATCACAATGTGGTGGTCTGAGAATGAATTATATAAATAACCATTTGAACTAACTGATCCCCTcgcaggatcacacctggagagtttccagcactctaccagtcttgactacaggagggagagtcaagaaaaagcatacccatttcatttctaacttgggcagtggctagcaaatggaaggcaatctgctacaagtcaaaactcccctgtgctgggcagcagcggcatgggagagtcaagggaggagactcaagtttactgcacggaagaaggcaatggtaaaccacttctgtatttttatcaaaaac carries:
- the GCNT1 gene encoding beta-1,3-galactosyl-O-glycosyl-glycoprotein beta-1,6-N-acetylglucosaminyltransferase isoform X1, which codes for MLSEMLRRKLRHCHFKHFFLILLAFTLVTFFSVLKIHQKISFLNQRHLEFRGDGPNNNINCSKILQGDEDEILKARLEMLTVSFRNRPRWTTSDYINMTKDCASFTKKRKYILEPLSKEEAEFPIAYSIVVYHKIEMLDRLLRSIYAPQNYYCIHVDKKSPESFLAAVKGIASCFNNVFIASQLESVVYASWSRVQADLNCMKDLYRKSTNWKYLINLCGMDFPMKTNLEIVEKLKSLRGENSLETEKMPLNKEVRWKKHYEIVDGKLKNMGRNKQPPPLETPIFSGSAYFVVSRKYVEFVLESSKVFKLIEWAKDTYSPDEYLWATIQRIPEVPGALSSSTKYDVSDMHAVARFVKWHYFEGDVSKGAPYPPCQGIHVRSVCVFGVGDLSWMLRKHHFFANKFDTDIDSYAVQCLEEYVRHKALNLPKQ